Proteins encoded in a region of the Tripterygium wilfordii isolate XIE 37 chromosome 21, ASM1340144v1, whole genome shotgun sequence genome:
- the LOC119987905 gene encoding F-box protein CPR1-like, with protein MSDHPEPETSARKSRKLNEAVMFSSVPLELIPDILLRLPVKPLLRFRCVSKSWLAEIDGPDFIKSHMRRSIETTANHHLILTEADMVDEWNMNRYPPTRMFSASLDKGLGQPLKALSNPLISVKWTTEILGSCNGLLLLQNNGQDLVLWNPFTRRYKTMPTEAIDTPTAPRNRHSPTYGFGYDTIRNDYKVVRIIQCFPYDSGLTEACEIKVFSLTMNSWRRVQVP; from the exons ATGTCTGATCATCCAGAACCTGAAACAAGCGCAA GGAAGAGTCGCAAACTCAATGAAGCAGTCATGTTTTCAAGTGTGCCTTTGGAACTCATACCAGATATACTTCTACGATTGCCTGTGAAGCCTCTGCTTCGTTTCAGATGTGTATCTAAGTCCTGGCTTGCCGAAATTGATGGCCCAGATTTCATCAAGAGTCATATGAGACGATCCATCGAAACCACAGCCAATCATCATCTCATTCTGACCGAAGCTGATATGGTGGATGAGTGGAATATGAACAGATACCCTCCAACTCGTATGTTCTCAGCGAGTCTCGACAAGGGACTTGGTCAACCCCTAAAAGCCCTTAGCAACCCTCTGATTTCTGTGAAATGGACAACCGAAATATTGGGCTCATGCAATGGGTTGCTTTTATTGCAAAACAATGGCCAAGATCTTGTACTTTGGAACCCTTTTACCAGGAGGTATAAAACAATGCCCACTGAGGCCATTGATACACCTACTGCACCTCGAAATCGACATTCACCCACATATGGATTTGGCTATGACACCATCCGCAACGACTACAAGGTTGTAAGAATCATCCAATGTTTTCCTTATGATAGTGGGCTTACAGAAGCCTGTGAAATAAAGGTATTTAGTTTGACTATGAATTCTTGGAGAAGGGTTCAAGTACCC